The proteins below are encoded in one region of Danio rerio strain Tuebingen ecotype United States chromosome 12, GRCz12tu, whole genome shotgun sequence:
- the chmp6b gene encoding charged multivesicular body protein 6 (The RefSeq protein has 1 substitution compared to this genomic sequence): MGNLFGKKKATRVTEQDRAVLQLKQQRDKLKQYQKRITLQMDKERQLAKQLLKDGKKDKALLLLKKKRYQDQLLEKTENQISNLERMVQDIEFAQIEMKVIEGLKVGNDCLKKMHEVLSIEEVEKIMDETHDAIEYQKQIDEMLAGSLTQEDEEAVLAELEAITHGEADLELPEVPGEELPEVPEQEPVREKERVKKKPEREMVAV, encoded by the exons ATGGGAAATCTTTTCGGGAAAAAGAAAGCAACTCGGGTGACCGAGCAAGACAGAGCTGTGCTG CAACTGAAACAGCAGAGAGATAAACTGAAGCAGTATCAGAAGAGGATCACGCTTCAGATGGACAAGGAGCGACAACTGGCCAAACAGTTACTGAAAGATGGCAAGAAAGA TAAAGCACTCCTACTCCTGAAGAAGAAACGCTACCAGGATCAGTTACTGGAAAAGACAGAAAATCAAATTAGTAACCTGGAGCGAATG GTACAAGATATTGAATTTGCACAAATAGAGATGAAAGTTATTGAAGGATTGAAAGTTGGCAATGATTGCCTAAAGAAAATGCATGAG GTGCTGTCTATAGAGGAGGTGGAGAAAATCATGGATGAAACACATGATGCCATTGAGTATCAGAAG CAAATTGATGAGATGCTGGCAGGATCTCTGACCCAGGAGGATGAGGAGGCTGTGCTAGCAGAGCTGGAGGCCATCACTCAG gGAGAAGCTGACCTTGAACTTCCTGAGGTGCCTGGAGAAGAGCTACCAGAGGTTCCAGAGCAAGAGCCAG TGCGGGAGAAGGAGAGGGTGAAAAAGAAGCCAGAGCGTGAGATGGTGGCAGTGTAA